Within Alcaligenes sp. SDU_A2, the genomic segment TGTAACGGTTGTAGCCCCACAGATACTGCTCGGGGAAACGCCGTATCAGGGTTTCCATCGATTGGTTGATCAGGGTGGACAAGGCGATCGGGTCCTGGGGCAGCGGTTCGGGCAGGCGCAAGGTGTGGATATGCCAGCCACGGCCCTTGGGCAGGCGTTCGGCGGCGGTGACGATGACCGGCACATCGGACTGGCGGGCCAGTTTGCCGGCCAGCGTCATGGTCAGAGCAGGGCGGCCGAAAAACGGAGCCCATACGCCATCGCCGCCGCTGGGCACCTGATCGGGCAGCATGCCCACGGACTGGCCTTGGCGAAAGGCGCGTACGAACTCGCGCACGCCTTTCATATTGGCGGGCACGGCGTGCAAGCCCGGCAGCTCGCGCGCCTGCACCATTAATGGCTCCAGTGCAGCCTGTCGAGGCGGGCGGAACATAACGGTCAGCGGGCCCAGACCCACCAGGTAGCGGGCGGTAATCTCGAAACAGCCCAGATGCGGGGTCAGATAAAGCACGCCCCGGCCTTCGGCGTGGGTGGCGCGCAGCAGCGCCACATCGTCCACGGTGCAGCGTGCCAGGCAGGCTTGCGGATGCAGCCAGACGCGCGGGGTCTCCAGAATCATGGCCCCGGTCTGCCCGGCGGCCCGGCGAAAAAAAGCCGGGTCATCGTAGCCGGCCTGGCGGCAGTTGGCTTGCAGGCGGCGGCGATAACGCCCAGGAAAGGCATAGACCAGACGCCCTATTGCCTGGCCCAGCAGGTGCAGGGCAGGAAGGGGCAGGCGAGCCGCCAGACGCAAGAGAGCCGCTAACATGGGCCGGACAGTCCTATGAAAAGTAGGTTTTGCTGAAACAATTGTGTATTTTCGCTTAAAATAGATTGTATCGCTGAGTTAAACGACAACTTGCGGAGCGATAGACCGGCCTAGCCGGTCACACAATACACCGCTAAAGCGTCGCGCCCCGTCTATCGTATCCACATCGTTGGCTTCGAGGTGCAACGCAGTTTGTTCAACCTCGTGCTGTAGATCAGCACCTAGCCAAGGAAGCACCGCTGTGGATAACAACGATTTCCTCTTTACCTCCGAATCCGTCTCCGAAGGCCACCCCGACAAGGTCGCGGACCAGATTTCCGACGCCATCCTGGACGCTATTTTCGAACAGGACCCGCAGGCCCGCGTTGCCGCTGAAACCCTGTGCAATACGGGTCTGGTCGTGTTGGCCGGCGAAATCACGACACATGCCAACGTGGACTACATCCAGGTGGCGCGCGATACCATCAAGCGCATCGGCTACGACAACGGCGACTACGGTATCGATTACAAGTCGTGCGCCGTGCTGGTGGCCTACGACAAACAGTCGCCCGACATCGCCCAGGGCGTGGACCGCAGCCCCGAAGAAATCTTGAATCAAGGCGCAGGCGACCAGGGCCTGATGTTCGGTTACGCGTGCGACGAAACCCCCGACCTGATGCCGGCTCCTATCTGGTATGCCCACCGTCTGGTGCAGCGTCAGAGCGAACTGCGTAAGGATGGCCGTCTGGCCTGGCTGCGTCCGGATGCCAAGTCCCAAGTCACCTTCCGCTATGTGGACGGCCGCCCCGTGGAGGTCGATACGGTCGTGCTGTCTACCCAACACG encodes:
- a CDS encoding lysophospholipid acyltransferase family protein is translated as MLAALLRLAARLPLPALHLLGQAIGRLVYAFPGRYRRRLQANCRQAGYDDPAFFRRAAGQTGAMILETPRVWLHPQACLARCTVDDVALLRATHAEGRGVLYLTPHLGCFEITARYLVGLGPLTVMFRPPRQAALEPLMVQARELPGLHAVPANMKGVREFVRAFRQGQSVGMLPDQVPSGGDGVWAPFFGRPALTMTLAGKLARQSDVPVIVTAAERLPKGRGWHIHTLRLPEPLPQDPIALSTLINQSMETLIRRFPEQYLWGYNRYKVPHDAPPIPSDPTP
- the metK gene encoding methionine adenosyltransferase; its protein translation is MDNNDFLFTSESVSEGHPDKVADQISDAILDAIFEQDPQARVAAETLCNTGLVVLAGEITTHANVDYIQVARDTIKRIGYDNGDYGIDYKSCAVLVAYDKQSPDIAQGVDRSPEEILNQGAGDQGLMFGYACDETPDLMPAPIWYAHRLVQRQSELRKDGRLAWLRPDAKSQVTFRYVDGRPVEVDTVVLSTQHAPDISQEDIREAVIEHIIRPCIPEDLLSDTTRFLVNPTGKFVIGGPQGDCGLTGRKIIVDTYGGACPHGGGAFSGKDPSKVDRSAAYAARYVAKNIVAAGLARQCQVQLSYAIGVAEPINITIYTEGTGVVSDTELAKLVRAHFDLRPRGIIEMLDLQRPIYTKTAAYGHFGRSEPEFSWEATDKAQALRHAI